In Intestinibacillus sp. Marseille-P6563, a single genomic region encodes these proteins:
- a CDS encoding SpoIIE family protein phosphatase encodes MDKHTLERRSFRAAARAAETWTRLTRTDEVRQISGGLKQLLLCAVLARGVVFGEFAPLGVAMTGAYAALGKGYPAFAGAFFGAILLRGGMTGITAAAASLLTLVCAQIFHRPAGSRRTWFMPLMSALMMACCNFVLLPTPDVLRPAQVFRFLATCVLTGGLSWCYIQALSPPRGRGDLRHPGGLLAVVASVLVALGDVVLFGAVSPARVVAFTMTLAGAFLGGSAIGAALGVAFGVTMDVTAGSGAFLTCVYGLSALLAGAFRTAGRPAFVCSSLLAAGAASLLGIDHPLFLSALYECALAALVFWMVPDTLWQYIRDTLLPTRQDTVDSIERMRHSAGRYAAEASDAFYEMYLAMMSGAQTGRAAADEDIHAIFDCAADKVCRRCKICKDCWQRDYVATLSALGDVSGPMLKRGRAEAGDFPRHFSERCIHFPELLRAVNEALFALRERQQYRRRCDENRSLIAQQYAGLTGILRQIGGTLGHDQASLPARERQVRSYASAFGRIDKVAVFRDGSGRLRVELDGEGMEAILHERKGFAAGLSAVLSVGLTEPERISDELGTRLMLREQAPYRAVVGIGQRQKQGEKVSGDTARSFVTETGHACLLLADGMGTGAAAAQDSRTILSLMERFLRANIPPADALRTVAPAFRLRCDGTRGVTLDILMLDLFTGKGTCLKCGAAPSFLKNGGGVIRISGGNLPVGLSDEPAADQSVPIRMGPGDLFVLVSDGICDGSDDGWLRALVQQHAKETPKELAARLVVAAAERGSNDDLTALVCRLEHRPSSL; translated from the coding sequence ATGGACAAGCATACTTTAGAGAGGAGGAGCTTCCGGGCCGCGGCGCGCGCCGCCGAGACCTGGACGCGCCTGACGCGCACCGATGAGGTGCGCCAGATCAGCGGCGGCCTGAAACAGCTGCTGCTATGCGCCGTGCTTGCGCGCGGCGTGGTATTCGGGGAGTTTGCCCCCCTTGGCGTTGCGATGACCGGCGCATATGCCGCGCTTGGCAAAGGCTATCCCGCGTTTGCCGGCGCTTTTTTTGGCGCCATCCTGCTGCGCGGCGGCATGACGGGGATCACCGCAGCCGCCGCTTCCCTGCTGACGCTGGTGTGCGCACAGATTTTCCACCGTCCAGCCGGGTCCCGGCGCACCTGGTTCATGCCGCTCATGAGCGCCCTGATGATGGCCTGCTGCAACTTTGTGTTGCTGCCCACCCCCGATGTGCTGCGGCCGGCACAGGTGTTCCGCTTTTTGGCGACCTGTGTGCTGACCGGCGGGCTGAGCTGGTGTTACATCCAGGCCCTGTCCCCGCCGCGCGGCCGCGGCGATCTGCGGCATCCGGGCGGCCTGCTGGCTGTCGTGGCCAGCGTACTGGTCGCGCTGGGCGATGTGGTGTTGTTTGGGGCGGTTTCCCCAGCGCGGGTGGTTGCCTTCACCATGACGTTGGCCGGTGCGTTTTTGGGTGGCAGCGCCATCGGTGCGGCGCTGGGTGTGGCCTTTGGCGTGACCATGGATGTCACGGCGGGCAGCGGCGCTTTTTTGACCTGTGTGTATGGGCTCAGTGCCCTACTGGCTGGTGCGTTCCGCACCGCGGGCCGTCCGGCCTTTGTGTGCAGCAGCCTGCTGGCTGCCGGCGCGGCCAGTTTGCTGGGGATTGACCATCCGCTGTTTCTGTCGGCGCTGTATGAATGCGCCCTGGCCGCCCTGGTGTTTTGGATGGTACCCGATACCCTTTGGCAGTACATACGCGATACCCTGTTACCCACCCGGCAGGATACCGTGGATTCTATTGAGCGCATGCGCCACTCGGCCGGGCGGTATGCTGCCGAAGCGTCGGATGCGTTTTATGAGATGTATCTCGCCATGATGAGCGGCGCCCAGACCGGCCGGGCGGCGGCTGACGAGGACATCCACGCCATCTTTGACTGCGCGGCCGACAAGGTCTGCCGCCGCTGCAAGATCTGCAAGGACTGCTGGCAGCGCGATTATGTGGCTACGTTATCCGCGCTGGGTGATGTCTCCGGCCCCATGCTCAAGCGGGGCCGAGCCGAAGCAGGCGACTTTCCCCGCCATTTTTCCGAGCGGTGCATCCATTTCCCCGAACTGCTGCGCGCGGTGAACGAGGCGCTTTTCGCGCTGCGCGAGCGACAGCAATACCGCCGCCGGTGTGATGAAAACCGGTCGCTCATTGCCCAGCAATACGCCGGTCTGACCGGGATTTTACGGCAGATCGGCGGCACGCTCGGCCACGACCAAGCTTCCCTGCCCGCCCGGGAACGGCAGGTGCGCAGCTATGCGTCGGCCTTTGGCCGCATCGATAAAGTCGCCGTATTCCGCGACGGCTCCGGGCGGCTGCGGGTCGAGCTAGACGGCGAGGGAATGGAAGCCATCCTGCACGAGCGAAAGGGCTTTGCCGCCGGGCTGTCGGCGGTGTTATCGGTCGGCCTGACCGAGCCTGAACGCATTTCGGACGAGCTCGGCACCCGCCTGATGCTGCGCGAACAGGCGCCATATCGCGCCGTGGTCGGCATCGGTCAGCGGCAAAAGCAGGGCGAAAAGGTCTCGGGCGATACGGCGCGGTCGTTTGTCACCGAAACCGGCCATGCCTGCCTGCTGCTGGCCGACGGCATGGGAACCGGTGCCGCGGCCGCCCAGGACAGCCGCACCATCCTATCGCTCATGGAGCGATTCCTGCGCGCCAATATCCCGCCTGCCGACGCGCTGCGCACGGTAGCCCCGGCCTTCCGGCTGCGCTGCGACGGCACGCGGGGTGTGACGCTCGACATCCTGATGCTCGACCTGTTTACCGGCAAGGGGACGTGTCTGAAATGCGGAGCCGCGCCCAGCTTCCTGAAAAACGGCGGCGGGGTTATCCGCATTTCGGGCGGCAATCTGCCGGTCGGCTTATCCGACGAACCGGCCGCCGACCAGAGCGTACCCATCCGCATGGGGCCGGGAGATTTGTTCGTCCTGGTGTCCGAC